In the bacterium genome, ATTTATTTCTGTAGCATAAGTCAAGTTTTTGTGCTTGAAACCAAATTCTTGTTAAGTATATAATATTTCAAAATGGAGCTTATCATCATTGGTTCTGGTCCAGCAGGATTATCAGCAGGGCTTTATGGAAAAAGGCTGGGCATTTCCTGCTTGATTATAGAAGGAAAAAACCCCTCCCTTGCAACCCTTACAGAAAAGCTAGAAAATATCCCAGGAGTTCCAAAAATCTCAGGGTTTGATTTTATAAATAACCTTAAGGAGCAAGTGAAATCATTTGGTGTCTCTATTATTCCTTCTGATTGCAAAGGAATTATAGAAAAAGATGGTCTATTTGAGGTTCATTGTGATGACAAATTTTACACAGCCCAGAGCATAATTATTGCAACGGGTGCATCTCTTAAAAGGCTAA is a window encoding:
- a CDS encoding FAD-dependent oxidoreductase, with amino-acid sequence MELIIIGSGPAGLSAGLYGKRLGISCLIIEGKNPSLATLTEKLENIPGVPKISGFDFINNLKEQVKSFGVSIIPSDCKGIIEKDGLFEVHCDDKFYTAQSIIIATGASLKRL